In one Canis lupus dingo isolate Sandy chromosome 16, ASM325472v2, whole genome shotgun sequence genomic region, the following are encoded:
- the LOC125752642 gene encoding DNA (cytosine-5)-methyltransferase 1-like translates to SDGETKSEASLSSPGITRQTTRQTTIVSHFTRGPAKWKPEEEPDKAKSDDSLEEENDQEEKRRRVTSREQGARALPAEEPERVQPGIYMDEEEEREEKEEKRLRSQTKEPTPKPKSKEEPDREGRTGLQGEMDGDEKYEKRPRSQPKDLAAKRRPEEKEPERVKPEVSEEKDED, encoded by the coding sequence TCTGATGGAGAGACAAAGTCTGAAGCTTCTTTATCTAGCCCTGGGATTACAAGGCAAACTACCAGGCAGACCACCATCGTATCTCATTTCACAAGGGGCCCTGCCAAATGGAAGCCTGAGGAAGAGCCTGACAAAGCGAAATCGGATGACTctcttgaagaagaaaatgaccAGGAGGAAAAGAGACGGAGAGTTACATCCAGAGAACAAGGTGCCAGAGCACTCCCTGCAGAAGAACCGGAGAGAGTACAACCTGGAATATACATGGacgaagaggaagaaagagaggaaaaagaagaaaagaggctcAGGAGTCAAACCAAAGAACCAACGCCTAAACCAAAGTCTAAGGAGGAGccagacagagaaggaagaactGGACTGCAGGGTGAAATGGATGGAGACGAGAAGTACGAAAAGAGACCCAGAAGTCAACCCAAAGATCTAGCTGCCAAGCGGAGACCTGAAGAGAAAGAACCTGAAAGAGTAAAACCAGAAGTTTCTGAGGAAAAAGATGAGgattaa